One part of the Micrococcus sp. 2A genome encodes these proteins:
- a CDS encoding citrate synthase: MNVGEKSLELGIERATAGNDGIKIAPLLKETGDVTYDPGFMNTANAKSAVTYIDGDQGILRYRGYAIEDLAANSSFMEVAYLLIYGELPETKEALADWETNILRHNMVHEDLKMFFNGFPRDAHPMPVLSSSVSALSTFYGDSLDPHDPDQVHISTIRLLGKLPVLASYAFKKSLGQPFMYPHNNLNYVENFLRLCFGVPAEEYEIDPDMVKALDLLLMLHADHEQNASTSTVRLVGSTEANLFASVSAGVNALYGPLHGGANEAVLNMLRKIQAEGTKPEDFMEKVKNKEDGVRLMGFGHRVYKNYDPRAKIIKKTAEDILAKLGGNDELLEIAQRLEEKALADDYFVERKLYPNVDFYTGVIYKAMGFPEKMFTVLFALGRLPGWIAQWRELMEDPATKIGRPRQIYVGEPLRQYPQR, from the coding sequence CTGAATGTCGGCGAGAAGAGCCTGGAGCTCGGCATCGAGCGCGCCACGGCCGGCAACGACGGCATCAAGATCGCCCCGCTCCTCAAGGAGACCGGCGACGTGACCTACGACCCCGGCTTCATGAACACCGCGAACGCCAAGTCCGCCGTGACCTACATCGACGGCGACCAGGGCATCCTGCGCTACCGCGGCTACGCGATCGAGGACCTCGCGGCGAACTCCTCCTTCATGGAGGTCGCCTACCTCCTGATCTACGGCGAGCTGCCGGAGACCAAGGAGGCGCTCGCCGACTGGGAGACCAACATCCTCCGCCACAACATGGTGCACGAGGACCTGAAGATGTTCTTCAACGGCTTCCCGCGCGACGCGCACCCGATGCCGGTGCTGTCCTCCTCCGTGTCCGCCCTCTCCACGTTCTACGGCGACTCCCTGGACCCGCACGACCCGGACCAGGTGCACATCTCCACCATCCGCCTGCTGGGCAAGCTGCCGGTGCTGGCCTCCTACGCGTTCAAGAAGTCGCTCGGCCAGCCCTTCATGTACCCGCACAACAACCTGAACTACGTGGAGAACTTCCTCCGCCTGTGCTTCGGCGTGCCCGCCGAGGAGTACGAGATCGACCCGGACATGGTCAAGGCGCTCGACCTGCTCCTCATGCTGCACGCGGACCACGAGCAGAACGCCTCCACCTCCACGGTGCGCCTCGTCGGCTCCACCGAGGCGAACCTCTTCGCCTCCGTCTCGGCGGGCGTCAACGCGCTGTACGGCCCGCTGCACGGCGGCGCCAACGAGGCCGTGCTGAACATGCTCCGCAAGATCCAGGCCGAGGGCACGAAGCCCGAGGACTTCATGGAGAAGGTGAAGAACAAGGAGGACGGCGTCCGCCTGATGGGCTTCGGCCACCGCGTGTACAAGAACTACGACCCGCGCGCGAAGATCATCAAGAAGACCGCCGAGGACATCCTCGCCAAGCTCGGCGGCAACGACGAGCTCCTCGAGATCGCGCAGCGCCTCGAGGAGAAGGCCCTGGCCGACGACTACTTCGTGGAGCGCAAGCTCTACCCGAACGTCGACTTCTACACCGGCGTGATCTACAAGGCCATGGGCTTCCCGGAGAAGATGTTCACCGTCCTCTTCGCCCTGGGCCGCCTGCCCGGGTGGATCGCCCAGTGGCGCGAGCTCATGGAGGATCCGGCCACCAAGATCGGCCGTCCCCGCCAGATCTACGTGGGCGAGCCGCTGCGCCAGTACCCGCAGCGCTGA
- the dapD gene encoding 2,3,4,5-tetrahydropyridine-2,6-dicarboxylate N-succinyltransferase produces the protein MTETAAHPSPASTASTASTAPSGSARLVAGHGLATRAADGTVLDVWFPAPVAGPLASADASVGGMLDGLATDDADRGTTQSVVALEVDLDAAPASPEDAWLRLHALSHRLVRPNELNLDGVFGLLANVVWTNHGPCAVDGFELTRAKLRARGSVTVHGVDKFPRMTDYVVPSGVRIGDADRVRLGAHLAEGTTVMHEGFVNFNAGTLGHSMVEGRISAGVVVGDGSDLGGGVSIMGTLSGGGTQRIVIGEHVLLGANSGVGISIGDDCVVEAGLYVTAGTRVTVLREGEEPAVVKAVDLSGVPNLLFRRHSGTGAVEALPRAGRTVELNAALHANG, from the coding sequence ATGACCGAGACCGCCGCACACCCGTCCCCCGCCTCGACCGCCTCGACCGCCTCGACCGCCCCCTCCGGCTCCGCCCGCCTCGTGGCCGGCCATGGCCTGGCCACCCGTGCCGCTGACGGCACGGTGCTGGACGTGTGGTTCCCCGCGCCCGTCGCCGGGCCGCTCGCGTCGGCGGACGCCTCCGTCGGCGGCATGCTGGACGGCCTCGCCACGGACGACGCCGACCGCGGCACCACGCAGTCCGTCGTCGCCCTCGAGGTCGACCTGGACGCCGCCCCCGCCTCCCCCGAGGACGCGTGGCTGCGCCTGCATGCGCTCTCCCACCGCCTCGTCCGCCCGAACGAGCTCAACCTCGACGGCGTGTTCGGCCTGCTGGCCAACGTCGTGTGGACCAACCACGGCCCGTGCGCCGTGGACGGCTTCGAGCTGACCCGCGCGAAGCTGCGCGCCCGCGGCTCCGTCACCGTGCACGGCGTGGACAAGTTCCCCCGCATGACGGACTACGTCGTGCCCAGCGGCGTGCGCATCGGCGACGCCGACCGCGTCCGCCTCGGCGCGCACCTCGCCGAGGGCACCACCGTCATGCACGAGGGCTTCGTGAACTTCAACGCCGGCACGCTGGGCCACTCCATGGTCGAGGGCCGCATCTCGGCCGGCGTCGTGGTCGGCGACGGCTCCGACCTCGGCGGCGGCGTCTCCATCATGGGCACCCTCTCCGGCGGCGGCACCCAGAGGATCGTGATCGGTGAGCACGTGCTGCTCGGCGCGAACTCGGGCGTCGGCATCTCGATCGGCGACGACTGCGTGGTGGAGGCCGGTCTCTACGTCACGGCCGGCACGCGCGTCACGGTGCTCCGCGAGGGCGAGGAGCCCGCCGTCGTGAAGGCCGTGGACCTCTCCGGGGTCCCGAACCTGCTCTTCCGCCGCCACTCGGGCACGGGCGCCGTCGAGGCCCTGCCGCGCGCCGGGCGCACGGTGGAGCTGAACGCCGCGCTGCACGCGAACGGCTGA
- the dapE gene encoding succinyl-diaminopimelate desuccinylase, producing MTALDAAPALPDLTAADLDVAELTATLLDIRSVSGEERPLADAVETALRGLGGLDVRRLGDTVVARTELGRDTRVILAGHLDTVPLPTVPGSRGTVPSAWDGDTLYGRGAVDMKSGVAVQLALAGRFGGATDAPGAQAPVHDVTWVFYDNEEVASHLSGLGRVVREAPELLEGDFAVLLEPTDGVVEGGCNGTCRYRVSYAGVAAHSGRAWRGENAIHKAGPLLGALAAYDPATVTVEGLDYREGLNAIRIAGGVAGNVIPDAAHVDVNYRFAPDKTLEEAHAHVRQVFERAGVDWTAQVEVMDASAAARPGLDRPAAAAFVAAVGGEPKPKYGWTDVARFSALGVPAVNFGPGDALLAHTDDEHVDRAAVHACLDALSGWLAG from the coding sequence ATGACAGCCCTCGACGCCGCCCCCGCACTCCCGGATCTCACCGCCGCCGACCTGGACGTCGCGGAGCTGACCGCCACCCTGCTGGACATCCGCTCGGTCTCGGGGGAGGAGCGGCCGCTCGCCGACGCGGTGGAGACCGCCCTGCGCGGGCTCGGAGGCCTCGACGTGCGCCGCCTCGGTGACACCGTCGTCGCCCGCACCGAGCTGGGCCGGGACACCCGCGTGATCCTCGCCGGACACCTGGACACGGTGCCGTTGCCGACCGTCCCGGGTTCGCGCGGCACCGTGCCGAGCGCGTGGGACGGGGACACGCTCTACGGCCGCGGTGCGGTGGACATGAAGTCCGGGGTGGCGGTGCAGCTCGCCCTCGCCGGCCGCTTCGGCGGCGCCACGGACGCGCCGGGCGCACAGGCCCCCGTGCACGACGTGACCTGGGTGTTCTACGACAACGAGGAGGTCGCCTCGCATCTCTCCGGCCTCGGCCGCGTGGTCCGCGAGGCCCCCGAGCTGCTCGAGGGCGACTTCGCGGTCCTGCTGGAGCCCACCGACGGCGTCGTGGAGGGCGGCTGCAACGGCACGTGCCGCTACCGCGTCTCCTACGCCGGGGTGGCCGCCCACTCCGGCCGAGCCTGGCGCGGGGAGAACGCGATCCACAAGGCCGGCCCCCTGCTGGGTGCCCTCGCCGCGTACGACCCCGCCACGGTGACCGTGGAGGGCCTGGACTACCGGGAGGGCCTCAACGCCATCCGGATCGCCGGCGGCGTGGCCGGCAACGTCATCCCGGACGCGGCGCACGTGGACGTCAACTACCGCTTCGCCCCGGACAAGACCCTCGAGGAGGCGCACGCCCACGTGCGTCAGGTGTTCGAGCGTGCCGGGGTGGACTGGACGGCGCAGGTGGAGGTCATGGACGCCTCCGCCGCCGCCCGGCCCGGCCTGGACCGGCCCGCGGCGGCCGCGTTCGTGGCCGCCGTGGGCGGGGAGCCCAAGCCCAAGTACGGCTGGACCGATGTGGCCCGCTTCTCCGCCCTCGGCGTGCCCGCCGTGAACTTCGGCCCCGGCGACGCCCTGCTGGCCCACACCGACGACGAGCACGTGGACCGCGCCGCCGTGCACGCCTGCCTGGACGCGCTCTCGGGGTGGCTGGCGGGCTGA